From Chionomys nivalis chromosome 21, mChiNiv1.1, whole genome shotgun sequence, a single genomic window includes:
- the LOC130863314 gene encoding liver carboxylesterase 1-like, whose translation MLLFALVLVTLNPCMAFEHLSSPPMVDTVQGKVLGKYVSLEGFAQPVAVFLGVPFAKPPLGSLRFAPPQPAEPWSFVKNATSYPPMCSQITGVGPVLSDVFTNQLEDVHLEYSEDCLYLNIYSPADLTSKGKLPVMVWIHGGGLLSGGASTFDGLALSTHENVVVVAIQYRLGIWGFLSTGDEHSRGNWGHFDQVAALQWVQDNIANFGGDPGSVTLFGESAGGESVSVLVLSPLTKNLFHRAISESGVALTPCLFRENTRRGAEQVAIATGCEVTTSVSIVQCLREKTEEELLATTLKMKFFALDLLGDPRESYPFLTTVIDGVLLPKAPEEILAEKNFNTVPYIVGINKQEFGWFIPTMMGYPLSEGKLDQKTATSLLWKSYPLTNISKELTPVAIEKYLGGSDCPDKKKSLFLDMMGDLLFAVPSVIVARYHRDAGAPTYMYEFKYRPSFVSDMRPKMVIADHGDEVYSVWGKPFLKEGASEEEINLSKTMMKLWGNFARKGNPNGEGLPHWPEYDQKEGYLQIGETIQQARKLKDNEVAFWTELQAMKVEEPSKGDTER comes from the exons ATGTTGCTCTTTGCTCTGGTCCTGGTAACCCTCAACCCCTGCATGGCTTTTG AGCACCTGTCCTCACCACCCATGGTGGACACTGTTCAAGGCAAAGTCCTGGGGAAGTATGTCAGCTTAGAAGGATTCGCACAGCCTGTGGCCGTCTTCCTGGGAGTCCCCTTTGCCAAGCCTCCTCTTGGATCCCTGaggtttgcaccaccacagcccgcaGAGCCCTGGAGCTTCGTGAAGAATGCCACCTCCTACCCTCCTAT gTGCTCCCAAATTACAGGGGTGGGACCAGTGCTCTCTGATGTCTTCACCAACCAACTAGAAGATGTTCATCTTGAGTATTCTGAAGACTGCCTTTACTTAAATATTTACTCCCCTGCTGACTTGACCAGCAAAGGCAAACTGCCG GTGATGGTGTGGATCCACGGAGGCGGTTTACTGTCTGGTGGGGCATCAACTTTTGATGGACTGGCCCTATCTACCCATGAAAACGTGGTGGTGGTGGCCATTCAGTACCGCCTGGGCATCTGGGGATTCCTCAG CACAGGAGATGAACACAGCAGAGGGAACTGGGGTCACTTCGACCAAGTAGCTGCCCTACAGTGGGTCCAGGACAACATTGCTAACTTCGGGGGGGACCCAGGCTCTGTGACCCTCTTTGGAGAGTCAGCAGGAGGAGAGAGTGTCTCTGTCCTT gTGCTGTCTCCCCTGACCAAGAACCTCTTCCACAGGGCCATTTCTGAGAGTGGTGTGGCCCTCACTCCATGTCTGTTCAGAGAGAATACCAGGCGTGGGGCTGAG CAAGTCGCCATTGCTACAGGGTGTGAGGTCACTACATCAGTCAGTATAGTTCAGTGTCTGCGTGAGAAGACGGAGGAGGAGCTCTTGGCCACGACACTGAAAATG AAATTCTTTGCTCTTGATTTGCTTGGAGACCCCAGAGAG AGCTACCCCTTCCTGACCACTGTGATTGATGGGGTGCTTCTGCCAAAGGCACCGGAAGAGATCCTGGCTGAGAAGAATTTCAATACCGTGCCCTACATCGTGGGGATCAACAAGCAAGAGTTTGGCTGGTTTATTCCCACG ATGATGGGCTATCCACTCTCTGAAGGCAAACTGGACCAGAAGACAGCCACATCTCTTCTATGGAAGTCCTACCCACTTACT AACATCTCTAAGGAACTGACTCCAGTGGCCATTGAGAAATATCTGGGAGGATCAGACTGCCCTGACAAAAAGAAAAGCCTCTTTTTAGACATGATGGGAGATTTGTTATTTGCTGTGCCATCTGTGATTGTGGCCCGCTATCATAGAG ATGCTGGAGCCCCCACCTACATGTATGAATTTAAGTATCGTCCAAGTTTCGTGTCTGACATGAGACCCAAGATGGTGATAGCAGACCACGGTGATGAAGTGTACTCTGTTTGGGGGAAACCATTTCTGAAAG AGGGTGCCTCAGAAGAGGAGATCAACCTCAGCAAGACGATGATGAAGCTTTGGGGCAATTTTGCTCGAAAAGG GAACCCCAATGGGGAGGGATTGCCACACTGGCCAGAGTACGACCAGAAGGAAGGGTACTTGCAGATTGGAGAGACCATTCAGCAAGCCCGGAAGCTGAAAGACAATGAAGTGGCtttctggactgagctccaagcTATGAAGGTGGAGGAGCCATCCAAAGGAGACACGGAGAGATGA